One region of Pseudoalteromonas galatheae genomic DNA includes:
- a CDS encoding alpha-amylase family glycosyl hydrolase, whose product MKNKSLLLAVSALLGGAVGLSGCGPKPVDNKTEQMTLQSEVAPVSKPVVYQVFTRLFGNTKTVNKPWGTIEENGVGKFSDFTPTALQQIKAMGVTHVWYTGVLHHAVVTDYSKYGISQDDPDVVKGRSGSPYAIKDYYNVNPDLANDPSARLAEFEALIKRTHDAGLKVIIDIVPNHVARNYESLGAPKGTVDFGANDDTQVAYARDNNFYYVVGEEFAVPTSESYQVLGGGTHPLADGKFAENPAKWTGNGARAAKPDINDWYETVKVNYGVKPDGSYDFDRLPDEYAQQDYRAHFEFWQHKQLPDSWYKFQAITHFWLEKGVDGFRYDMAEMVPVEFWSFLNSSIKTKNPEAFLLAEVYNPTLYRPYIKQGKMDYLYDKVGFYDTLKALMQGKGSAQAVLDSHQSVADIAPHMLHFLENHDEQRIASPEFVGDPLKGKPAMVVSHLISTAPSMIYFGQTLGEDASEHAGFGSPSRTSIFDYIGVPEHQKWMNNGKFDGALLSNEQKALRNYYVKLLNLAKQPAIAAGEYQQVVMSAEMSSNAEAVMAFGRKLGQQKLLVVSNFNAEQEQTVTVNLPKDWQGTYNDILESHPTLQLQPTADGEHANATITLAPLASAVYQLEK is encoded by the coding sequence ATGAAAAATAAATCTCTACTATTGGCTGTGTCAGCGCTTTTGGGTGGTGCAGTAGGTTTAAGCGGCTGTGGCCCTAAGCCAGTTGACAATAAAACTGAACAAATGACATTGCAATCGGAAGTGGCACCAGTGAGCAAACCCGTTGTTTATCAAGTCTTCACAAGGCTCTTTGGCAATACCAAAACGGTGAACAAACCTTGGGGAACAATTGAGGAAAACGGTGTAGGCAAGTTTTCTGATTTTACTCCTACGGCACTACAACAAATCAAGGCGATGGGCGTGACCCATGTTTGGTATACCGGTGTCCTTCATCACGCAGTCGTAACCGATTATAGCAAGTATGGGATCAGCCAAGATGATCCTGATGTTGTAAAAGGCAGATCGGGTTCACCCTATGCGATAAAAGATTACTACAATGTTAATCCTGATCTTGCGAACGATCCTTCCGCACGACTGGCTGAATTTGAAGCCTTAATCAAACGCACACATGACGCCGGTTTAAAAGTGATCATTGATATTGTGCCAAACCATGTCGCTCGTAACTATGAGTCACTCGGTGCGCCCAAAGGAACTGTCGATTTTGGCGCGAATGACGACACGCAAGTTGCATATGCTAGGGACAATAACTTTTATTACGTGGTTGGTGAAGAATTTGCAGTACCAACGAGTGAAAGCTATCAGGTGTTAGGGGGGGGAACCCATCCATTAGCGGATGGCAAATTTGCAGAAAATCCAGCAAAGTGGACCGGTAATGGGGCTCGTGCGGCAAAGCCTGATATTAATGATTGGTATGAAACCGTCAAAGTGAATTATGGGGTAAAGCCTGATGGTAGCTACGATTTCGATCGCTTGCCAGATGAGTATGCGCAGCAAGATTACCGTGCGCACTTTGAATTTTGGCAACACAAGCAATTGCCCGATAGTTGGTACAAATTTCAAGCCATTACCCACTTTTGGTTAGAAAAGGGCGTAGACGGTTTTCGTTACGATATGGCGGAAATGGTGCCAGTAGAGTTTTGGAGCTTCTTAAACTCGTCGATTAAAACAAAAAATCCTGAAGCTTTCTTGCTTGCAGAAGTCTATAACCCCACTTTATATCGCCCGTATATCAAGCAAGGGAAAATGGATTACCTCTACGACAAAGTGGGTTTTTACGACACCTTGAAGGCGTTAATGCAAGGCAAAGGTAGTGCCCAAGCTGTGTTGGATAGTCATCAATCGGTAGCCGATATTGCTCCACATATGTTGCACTTTTTAGAAAACCATGATGAGCAGCGTATCGCAAGCCCTGAATTTGTAGGCGATCCGCTAAAAGGCAAACCCGCTATGGTGGTCAGTCACCTGATAAGCACAGCGCCATCAATGATCTATTTTGGACAAACATTAGGGGAAGATGCCTCTGAGCATGCAGGGTTCGGCAGTCCAAGCAGAACCAGTATCTTTGACTATATTGGTGTACCCGAACATCAAAAATGGATGAATAACGGAAAATTTGATGGCGCGTTACTGTCAAATGAGCAAAAGGCGCTTCGTAATTACTACGTCAAATTACTTAACCTTGCAAAGCAGCCGGCGATTGCTGCTGGTGAATACCAGCAAGTCGTTATGAGCGCTGAGATGTCAAGCAATGCTGAAGCCGTCATGGCATTTGGCCGTAAATTAGGTCAACAAAAGCTGTTGGTCGTGAGCAACTTTAATGCAGAACAAGAACAAACAGTCACCGTCAATCTGCCTAAAGACTGGCAGGGTACTTATAACGATATTTTAGAGTCACACCCGACTTTACAATTACAACCAACAGCTGATGGCGAGCATGCCAACGCAACGATTACGCTAGCGCCGCTTGCCAGCGCAGTTTATCAATTAGAGAAGTAA
- a CDS encoding MFS transporter produces the protein MQQEQQKPQLSFWQIWNMCFGFLGIQFGFALQNGNVSRIFQTLGAKVDDIPILWVAAPLTGLIVQPIIGYWSDRTWGKLGRRRPFFLWGAILTTLSLFIMPNSPTLWIAAGMLWIMDASINVTMEPFRALVGDNLNEKQRATGYAMQSFFIGVGAVVASALPWVMTNWFEVSNTAPAGQIPDSVKYAFYWGGAILFISVLWTILKTKEYSPEQLAAFEQAQTNTQSATLSDLPVNFIKGSAVSGFIGVIVLLAVALLGLEKELYLLSGLLIAFAIVFVIAHVMQQKQRVSNGFYHVIFDLFTMPKTMQQLAVVQFFSWFSLFAMWIYTTSAVTSHHYGTSDVTSKLYNDGADWVGVLFAAYNGFAAIAAMVIPFMVKHIGLKGAHAANLFFGAVSLISFKFIGDPTLLWLPMVGIGFAWASILSLPYAMLSNALPSNKMGVFMGIFNFFIVIPQLLAASILGLILRHGFDNQPIFALVIGGVSFLLAALAVSRVTIKAQ, from the coding sequence ATGCAACAAGAACAACAAAAACCACAACTCAGTTTTTGGCAGATATGGAATATGTGCTTTGGGTTTCTTGGGATCCAATTTGGTTTTGCACTACAAAACGGCAACGTGAGCCGTATTTTTCAAACCCTTGGTGCAAAGGTCGATGACATCCCTATATTGTGGGTTGCAGCGCCCTTAACGGGTTTAATCGTGCAACCAATTATTGGCTATTGGAGTGATAGAACATGGGGAAAACTTGGCCGTAGAAGACCATTTTTCTTGTGGGGGGCTATTCTCACCACGCTATCGCTTTTTATCATGCCCAATTCTCCAACGCTTTGGATTGCGGCGGGTATGCTGTGGATCATGGATGCGTCGATCAACGTCACGATGGAGCCGTTTAGAGCATTAGTAGGTGATAATCTGAATGAAAAGCAACGTGCTACAGGTTATGCGATGCAGAGCTTTTTCATTGGGGTTGGTGCCGTGGTCGCGTCTGCGCTGCCTTGGGTGATGACCAATTGGTTTGAGGTGAGTAATACAGCACCTGCTGGACAAATCCCTGACTCGGTAAAATACGCATTTTACTGGGGGGGAGCTATCCTGTTCATCTCCGTATTATGGACGATTTTAAAAACGAAAGAATATAGTCCTGAGCAACTCGCTGCTTTTGAACAAGCGCAAACGAATACGCAAAGCGCAACACTGTCAGACCTACCTGTGAACTTTATAAAAGGCAGTGCGGTGAGTGGTTTCATTGGCGTTATTGTGTTGCTTGCCGTTGCACTTCTTGGCCTTGAAAAAGAGCTTTATTTGCTTAGCGGGCTGCTCATCGCTTTTGCAATTGTATTTGTCATTGCGCATGTGATGCAGCAAAAACAGCGTGTAAGTAATGGTTTTTATCATGTTATTTTTGACTTATTTACGATGCCAAAGACCATGCAGCAGCTTGCTGTGGTGCAGTTTTTTAGCTGGTTTTCGCTATTCGCCATGTGGATCTACACTACCTCAGCGGTGACGAGCCATCACTATGGTACGTCAGATGTAACGAGCAAACTTTATAACGATGGTGCTGACTGGGTTGGGGTGTTATTTGCAGCTTACAATGGCTTTGCTGCCATTGCTGCGATGGTGATCCCATTCATGGTTAAGCACATTGGTCTCAAAGGGGCACATGCAGCTAACTTGTTTTTTGGTGCTGTGTCTTTAATTAGCTTCAAATTTATTGGTGACCCCACATTACTTTGGTTGCCAATGGTGGGCATTGGCTTTGCTTGGGCATCTATTTTGTCATTACCTTACGCGATGTTAAGTAACGCTTTGCCAAGCAACAAAATGGGTGTATTTATGGGGATCTTTAACTTTTTTATCGTGATCCCACAATTACTCGCCGCCAGTATTCTAGGTCTAATTCTACGTCATGGTTTTGATAACCAACCGATATTTGCACTCGTCATCGGAGGCGTGTCATTTTTACTCGCTGCATTAGCTGTTTCAAGAGTCACGATAAAGGCTCAATAA